In Lolium perenne isolate Kyuss_39 chromosome 5, Kyuss_2.0, whole genome shotgun sequence, the sequence CCGCCTTCCTCGTGCGCCTCCAGCGCCACCGCCGGGAAGTAGCTGCCGTGGCCCTCCGACGAGGCGCTGCTGGAGACGGCGGAGGTGCTGGCGGTGTCGTCGTGGTCGTCCTGTAGCAGCTTGGAGTTCTTGGCGCCGCGCACGATCTCGAGCAGCACCATGCCGAAGCTGTACACGTCGGCCTTGTCGGACACGGGCGCGTTGGTGAGCCACTCCGGCGCCAGGTACCCGCGCGTGCCGCGCATCGTCGTGAACAGCCCCGACTGCTCCGGGCTCAGCAGCTTCGCCAGCCCGAAGTCGGCGATCTTCACGCCGCCGCGCTCGTCCAGCAAAATGTTCTCCGGCTTCACGTCGCAGTGCAGGATCTTGCGGTCGCACCCGGCGTGCAGGTACGCCAGCCCGCGCGCCGCGCCCACGCACACCCCCACACGCTCCGGCCACTCCAGCAAGGCCTGCGTCTTCTTGCTGCCGgagcgggagaggaagagggactGGTCCAGGGAGCCGCGGGACATGAACTCGTAGACGAGCATGAGCTGCCGAGAGTGGTCGGCGCAGAAGCCGCGGAGCTTCACCAGGTTCACGTGGTGGACGTTGCCGATCACGGCGATCTCCGTCAGGAACTCGCGCCGTCCCTGCGTGCCCAGGTTGTTCATCCGCTTCACGGCCACCGTGGTGCGGTCGGGGAGCTCGCCGCGGTACACGGACCCGAACCCGCCGGAGCCGATCTGCGACCTGAACCCGCTAGTCGCCGCCTCTAGATCGGCGAAAGTGAACCGGGCAGGCAAGCCGGGGATGAggacctcgtcgtcgtcgtcgtggtgGTGCTCGTTATCGTCGTCCCCCATCTCCGACGGTGCGTTGGACGACGCTCGCGACGACGACCTAGACGACATCATCTTGAGCATGAACCAGCTGCTGCCATGCCCGTTCCCACCACCGCCATgcttcttattcttcttcttgCCACCGTCCGGGCTACGGCGGTTCTTGAGCCACTGCACGGACAGCACGTAGAGGAGGAAGCTGATGAACACGGCCGCCACGGTGGGCAGCACGATGCCGAACACGATTGTGATGGAGCTCAGtgctgacgacgacgacgagccgCGGGATGTCGGTGGCGGTGGGAGTGTCTTGATGAAGCCAGCGGTGCCGTCGGTGGTCGCTCGGAGCACGGAGCCGATCTGGTTGTGCAGGAGGAAGCAGGACTTGGAGGAGTTCTTGTAGAGGAAGCCGAGGCAGGAGCAGTTGGCCGAGCAGAGGTCGCGGCACGCCGGGAGCGCCTCACCGGCCGTCGCCGGGGCCGCAAACTTGCTCCCGAAGTAGCCGACGCCGTCGCCTAAGCTTATGTAGCCGTAAGCTGGTTTTTGTGCCGCAGGCGCAGACGACGACGCGTTGCAGGCCTGAGCTGGAATGGGGAGCGCGGAGGCATTGGCCGGCGCGCACCCGCCGGTGGTGTGCGTGCTGAAGGCGTCGGGACACATGCAGGAGGAGGCGTTGTTGCCGGGCGTGCAGAGGCCGATGGATCCGCAC encodes:
- the LOC127303241 gene encoding G-type lectin S-receptor-like serine/threonine-protein kinase At5g35370, producing MARPVLLLLCCSLLLVVSSNWKAAARTVPVEYLYPPYNLTYFHFIDTNGVFLRSRNATFAAAVYAPASDTSGDTQTLFFFSVIHDASRTPVWTATDGATIVQSIVLSLTASGLALSDPADLHAPPAWSTPANLAAPVAAMRLLDTGQLTLLDAANATLWSSFDAPTDTLLPGQTLPVGVPLTGTISDNDLSRGAYRLILTTTDALLQWRTTTSTNSDGGFVTYWALSSDAASVQQSNQAVHSMKVNATGIFLLADNAIDTVFTLLFADPSSSKLLKVHSSGRLRALSMAYSPTAPRATLPAVWVAPASDCDLPLPCGSIGLCTPGNNASSCMCPDAFSTHTTGGCAPANASALPIPAQACNASSSAPAAQKPAYGYISLGDGVGYFGSKFAAPATAGEALPACRDLCSANCSCLGFLYKNSSKSCFLLHNQIGSVLRATTDGTAGFIKTLPPPPTSRGSSSSSALSSITIVFGIVLPTVAAVFISFLLYVLSVQWLKNRRSPDGGKKKNKKHGGGGNGHGSSWFMLKMMSSRSSSRASSNAPSEMGDDDNEHHHDDDDEVLIPGLPARFTFADLEAATSGFRSQIGSGGFGSVYRGELPDRTTVAVKRMNNLGTQGRREFLTEIAVIGNVHHVNLVKLRGFCADHSRQLMLVYEFMSRGSLDQSLFLSRSGSKKTQALLEWPERVGVCVGAARGLAYLHAGCDRKILHCDVKPENILLDERGGVKIADFGLAKLLSPEQSGLFTTMRGTRGYLAPEWLTNAPVSDKADVYSFGMVLLEIVRGAKNSKLLQDDHDDTASTSAVSSSASSEGHGSYFPAVALEAHEEGGRRYAELMDARLEGRASAAEVARVVRVALCCLHEDASLRPAMTAVAAMLDGSMDACEPRTDQLAYLRMYGRGIVGGGTKWKGSDITTGGASSSWSPPSCVSAQQLSAPR